One region of Eupeodes corollae chromosome 1, idEupCoro1.1, whole genome shotgun sequence genomic DNA includes:
- the LOC129946308 gene encoding guanylate kinase — MAAAATVGPRPLVICGPSGSGKSTLLKRLFAEYPNTFGFSVSHTTRQPRAGEVNGIDYHYVTRDHMEKAIANDEFIESACFGGNMYGTSKASVHDVQDKGKVCVLDIEMEGVKQIKKSDLNPILVFNNPPSVEELKKRLLLRNTETEESLQKRLDSAQKEIHFGNEPGNFDIIILNDIIDEAYAKFKDFVISEIKKQQEQGVQINLDKN, encoded by the coding sequence ATGGCAGCAGCAGCAACTGTTGGACCTCGACCACTGGTAATCTGTGGACCTTCTGGTTCGGGCAAGAGCACCCTGCTCAAGCGATTATTTGCTGAATACCCTAATACATTTGGCTTTAGTGTGTCACACACTACCCGTCAACCACGTGCGGGAGAGGTCAATGGCATCGACTATCACTATGTCACTCGCGATCACATGGAAAAGGCTATAGCAAATGACGAATTCATTGAATCGGCTTGTTTCGGAGGGAATATGTATGGCACTAGCAAGGCGTCTGTTCATGATGTCCAGGACAAGGGGAAGGTGTGCGTGTTGGACATTGAAATGGAGGGAGTTAAGCAAATAAAGAAATCCGATCTGAATCCTATTTTGGTATTCAATAATCCACCTTCTGTAGAGGAATTGAAAAAGCGATTGTTGCTGCGCAACACTGAAACCGAAGAGTCACTGCAAAAGCGCTTGGATTCCGCCCAAAAGGAAATTCATTTCGGCAATGAGCCCGGAAATTTTGACATAATCATTTTGAATGATATAATCGATGAGGCTTATGCGAAGTTTAAGGATTTTGTTATTTCCGAAATTAAGAAACAACAAGAACAAGGTGTTCAAATCAATTTAGACAAAAACTAA